In the Tessaracoccus lacteus genome, GATGGCCAACATTTCCGGCTACCGCGCCGTCGTCGAGGCTGCCCACGCGTTCGGGCGCTTCTTCACCGGGCAGGTGACCGCCGCGGGCAAGGTTCCGCCGGCCACGGTGCTGGTCGCGGGCACGGGCGTCGCCGGACTCGCCGCCATCGGCGCGGCCAACTCGCTTGGCGCGATCGTGCGCGCCACGGACGTCCGACCCGAGACGGCCGAACAGGTCGAGTCGATGGGCGCCACGTTCCTGCACGTCGAGCAGGCCGGCCAGGGGGTCAGCTCCGACGGCTACGCCAAGGAGGTCGGCGCCGACTACGCGGCGAAGGCCGCGCAGCTGTACGCCGATCAGGCCCGCGAGGTCGACATCATCATCACGACGGCGGCCATCCCCGGCCGCCCGTCGCCGAAGCTCATCACCGCGGACATGGTTGCGACGATGAAGCCCGGCTCCGTCATCGTCGACCTCGCCGCACAGGGCGGCGGCAACTGCGAGCTGACCAGGCCGGGGGAGAGCTACGTCACCGACGGCGGCGTCACGATCATCGGCTACACCGACCTCGCGAGCCGGCTGCCCGGCCAGTCGTCGCAGCTGTACGGCACCAACCTCGTCAACGCGCTGACCCTCATGACGCCCGGCAAGGACGGCCAGCTCGTCGTCGACTTCGACGACGAGGTCGTCCGCTCCATGACCATCACGCGCGGCGGGGAGGTGACGTTCCCGCCGCCGCCGATCGAGGTGTCGGCCGCGCCCGCCGCGAAGGTCGAGGCGGCCCCCGCCGCGGTCGTCGAGCCGAAGGCTCCCCGGCCGTGGTGGCACCAGGTGGTGCAGGTCGGCATCGGGGCGGTGATCCTTATCGCGGTGCTGACGGTCGCACCGTCGGCCTTCGTCAGCCTGTTCGGCATCTT is a window encoding:
- a CDS encoding Re/Si-specific NAD(P)(+) transhydrogenase subunit alpha, whose translation is MQVGVPTEATPGENRVAATPRTVSQLIKLGYDVVVASGAGARSSLPDAHYVEAGARIVTEGEALGSDVVLLVNAPDEEQLEQLRPKAAVFGFFWPRQDADLTARLAAAGVTALSMDMVPRTSRAQALDALSSMANISGYRAVVEAAHAFGRFFTGQVTAAGKVPPATVLVAGTGVAGLAAIGAANSLGAIVRATDVRPETAEQVESMGATFLHVEQAGQGVSSDGYAKEVGADYAAKAAQLYADQAREVDIIITTAAIPGRPSPKLITADMVATMKPGSVIVDLAAQGGGNCELTRPGESYVTDGGVTIIGYTDLASRLPGQSSQLYGTNLVNALTLMTPGKDGQLVVDFDDEVVRSMTITRGGEVTFPPPPIEVSAAPAAKVEAAPAAVVEPKAPRPWWHQVVQVGIGAVILIAVLTVAPSAFVSLFGIFALAGVVGYYVVWNVTHALHTPLMSVTNAISGIIIVGGMTQLASDNWAVKIIAFVAVLLASINVFGGFTVTHRMLGMFRKD